The following coding sequences are from one Spea bombifrons isolate aSpeBom1 chromosome 13, aSpeBom1.2.pri, whole genome shotgun sequence window:
- the P4HB gene encoding protein disulfide-isomerase, whose product MLRLVLALCVFSLIRAAIPEENNVLVLKKDTFDEALKEHKYLLVEFYAPWCGHCKALAPEYEKAAGILKGEGSEIKLAKVDATEESELAQQFGVRGYPTIKFFKNGDRTSPKEYSAGREAADIVNWLNKRTGPAAATLSDEAAVAALVEANEVAVIGFFKDTESDLAKAFLQAAEAVDDVPFGITSNEAAFSKYEVEKDNVVLFKKFDEGRNNFEGEATKEEILSFINANQLPLVIEFTEQTAPKIFGGEIKTHILFFLPKSASDYQDKLDNFKKAAASFKGKILFIFIDSEHTDNQRILEFFGLKKEECPAVRLITLEEEMTKYKPESDDLSAEKIKEFCDLFLQGKVKPHLMSQDIPEDWDKNPVKILVGKNFEEVAFDESKNVFVEFYAPWCGHCKQLAPIWDQLGEKFKDNENIVIAKMDSTVNEIEAVKIHSFPTLKFFPAGAEKKVVDYNGERTLDGFTKFLESGGQDGAADEDLEDLEDAEEPELEDDDDDDQPKKDEL is encoded by the exons ATGCTCCATGGTGCGGTCACTGCAAGGCCTTGGCACCGGAATACGAGAAGGCTGCCGGGATACTGAAAGGAGAAGGTTCCGAGATCAAATTGGCCAAGGTAGATGCCACAGAGGAGTCTGAGCTGGCACAGCAGTTTGGTGTTAGAGGCTACCCAACAATCAAGTTCTTCAAGAATGGCGACAGGACTTCCCCCAAGGAATATTCAG CTGGCAGGGAGGCAGCCGACATCGTGAACTGGCTGAACAAACGGACAGGTCCAGCCGCCGCAACTTTGAGCGATGAAGCCGCTGTGGCAGCCCTCGTGGAGGCCAACGAAGTTGCAGTGATTGGGTTCTTTAAG GATACGGAGTCCGACCTAGCGAAAGCTTTCCTGCAAGCGGCCGAGGCAGTGGACGACGTTCCATTCGGGATAACTTCCAACGAAGCTGCTTTCTCCAAATATGAAGTCGAGAAGGACAACGTTGTCCTCTTCAAAAAG TTTGATGAAGGTCGAAACAACTTTGAAGGCGAGGCCACAAAAGAGGAGATCTTGAGCTTCATAAATGCCAACCAGCTGCCTCTTGTTATAGAATTTACTGAGCAG ACTGCACCAAAGATCTTTGGTGGCGAAATCAAGACTCATATCTTATTCTTCCTGCCAAAAAGTGCCTCTGACTACCAAGACAAGCTGGACAACTTCAAGAAAGCTGCTGCGAGCTTCAAGGGGAAG ATCCTCTTTATCTTCATCGATAGCGAGCACACAGACAACCAGCGTATCCTTGAGTTCTTTGGTCTGAAGAAGGAAGAATGTCCAGCTGTTCGTCTCATTACTCTGGAAGAAGAGATGACCAAGTACAAGCCAGAGTCCGATGACCTTTCTGCCGAGAAGATCAAGGAGTTCTGCGACCTCTTCTTGCAGGGCAAGGTCAAG CCTCATCTTATGAGCCAAGATATACCTGAGGACTGGGACAAGAACCCCGTGAAAATACTGGTGGGAAAGAACTTTGAAGAAGTGGCCTTTGATGagtccaaaaatgtatttgtggaattct ATGCACCGTGGTGTGGTCACTGCAAGCAGCTGGCACCAATCTGGGACCAATTAGGGGAGAAGTTCAAGGACAATGAAAACATCGTTATCGCAAAGATGGACTCAACAGTCAATGAGATTGAAGCTGTGAAAATCCACAGCTTCCCCACATTAAAATTCTTCCCTGCAGGAGCAGAGAAAAAA GTAGTAGATTATAACGGGGAGAGGACGCTGGACGGATTTACAAAGTTCCTGGAAAGCGGGGGCCAGGATGGCGCTGCTGATGAA GACCTTGAAGATTTGGAAGATGCAGAGGAACCAGAGTTGGAAgacgatgatgatgacgacCAACCAAAGAAAGACGAGTTATAA
- the PPP1R27 gene encoding protein phosphatase 1 regulatory subunit 27 → MRYYPTHRASRARTVRFPNDILFLDHIRQGDLEQVGRFIRARKVTIDTIYLSGMAALHEAVLSGNLDCVKLLVKYGADIEQRDENGWTPLHMACSDGHPHIARYLLALGARKDVINSDGETPSELVDSDCEELVQMFRPKDVKKTAE, encoded by the exons ATGCGGTATTACCCCACGCACCGCGCTTCACGCGCGCGGACCGTGCGCTTCCCTAACGACATACTCTTCTTGGATCACATTCGGCAGGGTGACCTGGAACAAGTTGGGAGGTTTATCCGGGCGAGGAAAGTGACGATCGACACCATTTACTTATCAG GTATGGCCGCCCTGCACGAGGCGGTGCTTTCCGGGAACCTGGATTGTGTAAAGTTACTGGTGAAATACGGAGCGGATATTGAGCAGCGGGATGAGAATGGTTGGACCCCTCTGCACATGGCCTGCAGCGATGGGCATCCGCACATTGCCAG GTACCTCCTGGCCCTCGGGGCCCGAAAGGACGTCATAAACAGCGACGGGGAAACGCCGAGCGAGCTGGTAGACTCGGACTGCGAGGAGCTCGTGCAGATGTTCAGGCCAAAGGATGTCAAAAAGACAGCTGAATGA
- the MCRIP1 gene encoding mapk-regulated corepressor-interacting protein 1, which yields MTSSPVSRVVYNGKRPASNTRSPSSSEIFTPAHEENVRFIYEVWQCVERDLRGQASGIEEYVEKNPSAILKSFKPIDLNDLKRRNSQDPKKS from the exons ATGACCAG CTCCCCAGTGTCCCGCGTGGTTTACAACGGCAAGCGCCCCGCGAGCAACACGCGCTCTCCGAGCAGCAGCGAGATCTTCACGCCGGCCCACGAGGAGAACGTGCGCTTTATCTATGAAG TGTGGCAGTGCGTGGAGAGGGACCTCCGGGGCCAGGCGTCCGGCATAGAAGAATACGTAGAGAAGAACCCCAGCGCCATTCTGAAGT CCTTCAAACCCATCGACCTGAACGACTTAAAGAGGAGAAACTCACAAGACCCCAAAAAGTCTTAA